One window of the Pseudomonas knackmussii B13 genome contains the following:
- the ggt gene encoding gamma-glutamyltransferase: MSLLNRNPHVLSRFCALLLLGTAALHASAQPVAQATVASAHPAATVAGLETLAGGGNAFDAAVAIASALAVVEPYGSGLGGGGFFLLRQAGPKPTYRFIDARERAPLASSAQMYMRNGKVQPELSLNGPLAAAIPGLPAALAEITSRFGRKPLADNLVPAIRLATDGVSIDRVYIDRAEGRLEAMRKDRETSRVFLQQGNLPEEWDLLRQPDLAKTLERLARYGRSGFYEGETADRLVEGVRAAGGIWSLEDLRSYQVVERQPLRYPLADGRELISAPPPSAGGVALAQSLGMLAQLPWQKAEPTQRVHYVAEVLRRAYHDRSMLGDPDRIANPVQQLLAPDYLKRLAAGIDPNRATPSASLPPKPTWREGDHTTHFVVIDEQGNAVAATLSVNLPFGSAFTPPGTGVVLNDEMDDFAADIEGSNAYGLAGSAANAIASGKRPLSSMSPSFIESPNELAAFGTPGGSRIPSMVLLAMLQYLDGRAVQNWVSAPRYHNQYLPDVLEHEPRTFTDAQKADLTARGYTLKDVGRSYGNQQVLLWNKKNGDVDAASDPRGIGLAAGTTVHY; the protein is encoded by the coding sequence ATGTCCCTGTTGAACCGCAATCCGCATGTCCTTTCGCGCTTCTGCGCCCTGCTCCTCCTCGGCACCGCTGCCCTGCACGCCTCGGCGCAGCCGGTCGCCCAGGCCACCGTCGCCAGCGCCCATCCGGCGGCCACGGTCGCCGGCCTGGAAACCCTCGCTGGCGGCGGTAACGCCTTCGACGCCGCAGTCGCCATTGCCTCGGCCCTGGCCGTCGTCGAGCCTTACGGCTCCGGCCTGGGTGGCGGCGGCTTCTTCCTCCTGCGCCAGGCCGGCCCCAAGCCCACCTACCGCTTCATCGATGCCCGCGAGCGCGCGCCACTGGCCTCCAGCGCACAGATGTACATGCGCAACGGCAAGGTTCAGCCGGAGCTGTCGCTGAACGGCCCGCTGGCTGCCGCCATCCCCGGCTTGCCGGCAGCACTGGCGGAGATCACCAGCCGCTTCGGCCGCAAGCCGCTGGCCGACAACCTGGTGCCGGCGATCCGCCTGGCCACCGACGGCGTATCCATCGACCGCGTCTACATTGATCGTGCCGAAGGCCGCCTGGAAGCCATGCGCAAGGACCGCGAGACTTCCCGCGTCTTCCTGCAGCAGGGCAACCTGCCCGAGGAATGGGACCTGCTGCGCCAGCCGGACCTGGCGAAGACCCTGGAGCGCCTGGCGCGCTATGGCCGCAGCGGCTTCTACGAAGGCGAAACCGCCGACAGACTGGTGGAAGGCGTGCGCGCCGCCGGCGGTATCTGGAGCCTGGAAGACCTGCGCAGCTACCAGGTGGTCGAGCGCCAGCCGCTGCGCTATCCGCTGGCCGACGGCCGCGAACTCATCAGCGCGCCACCGCCCTCCGCCGGCGGCGTGGCCCTGGCGCAGAGCCTCGGCATGCTCGCCCAGCTGCCCTGGCAGAAGGCCGAGCCGACCCAGCGCGTGCACTATGTCGCCGAGGTCCTGCGCCGCGCCTATCACGACCGCAGCATGCTCGGCGACCCGGACCGCATCGCCAACCCGGTGCAACAACTGCTCGCCCCGGACTACCTGAAGCGCCTGGCCGCCGGCATCGACCCGAACCGCGCCACGCCCAGCGCCAGCCTGCCGCCCAAGCCGACCTGGCGCGAAGGCGACCACACCACGCACTTCGTAGTGATCGACGAACAGGGCAATGCGGTGGCCGCCACCCTCTCGGTGAACCTGCCGTTCGGCTCGGCCTTCACCCCACCCGGTACCGGCGTGGTGCTCAACGACGAGATGGACGACTTCGCCGCCGATATCGAAGGCAGCAACGCCTACGGCCTGGCCGGCAGTGCGGCGAATGCCATCGCCAGCGGCAAGCGCCCGCTGTCGAGCATGAGCCCGAGCTTCATCGAAAGCCCCAATGAGCTCGCCGCCTTCGGCACGCCCGGCGGCAGCCGCATCCCCAGCATGGTGCTGCTGGCCATGCTGCAGTACCTGGATGGCCGCGCGGTGCAGAACTGGGTGTCCGCGCCGCGCTATCACAACCAGTACCTGCCCGATGTGCTGGAGCACGAACCGCGCACCTTCACCGACGCGCAAAAGGCCGACCTCACCGCACGCGGCTACACGCTCAAGGATGTCGGGCGCAGCTACGGCAACCAGCAAGTGCTGCTGTGGAACAAGAAGAACGGCGACGTGGATGCCGCCAGCGACCCGCGCGGCATTGGCCTGGCCGCCGGGACCACGGTGCACTACTGA
- a CDS encoding YfhL family 4Fe-4S dicluster ferredoxin translates to MSLKITDDCINCDVCEPECPNGAISQGEEIYVIDPNLCTECVGHYDEPQCQQVCPVDCIPLDESHVESKDELMQKYLKLTGKA, encoded by the coding sequence ATGTCCCTGAAAATCACCGACGATTGCATCAACTGCGACGTCTGCGAACCCGAGTGCCCGAACGGCGCCATCTCCCAGGGCGAGGAGATCTATGTGATCGACCCGAACCTGTGCACCGAGTGCGTCGGCCACTACGACGAGCCGCAGTGCCAGCAGGTCTGCCCGGTCGACTGCATCCCCCTCGACGAGAGCCACGTCGAGAGCAAGGACGAGCTGATGCAGAAGTACCTCAAGCTCACCGGCAAGGCCTGA
- the coaD gene encoding pantetheine-phosphate adenylyltransferase → MNRVLYPGTFDPITKGHADLVERASRLFDQVIIAVAASPKKNPLFPLEQRVELARQVTSHLPNVEVVGFSTLLAHFAKEQNANILLRGLRAVSDFEYEFQLANMNRQLAPDLESMFLTPSEKYSFISSTLVREIAALGGDITKFVHPAVAQALAERFKR, encoded by the coding sequence ATGAATCGAGTGCTGTACCCGGGTACTTTCGACCCCATTACCAAAGGCCATGCCGACCTCGTCGAACGCGCCTCGCGACTGTTCGACCAGGTGATCATCGCCGTCGCCGCCAGTCCCAAGAAGAACCCGCTGTTCCCCCTGGAACAACGCGTCGAACTGGCCCGCCAGGTCACCTCGCACCTGCCCAACGTCGAAGTCGTCGGCTTCTCGACCCTGCTCGCGCACTTCGCCAAGGAGCAGAACGCGAACATCCTGCTGCGCGGCCTACGCGCAGTGTCGGACTTCGAGTACGAGTTCCAGCTGGCCAACATGAACCGCCAGCTCGCACCCGACCTGGAAAGCATGTTCCTCACCCCGTCGGAGAAGTACTCCTTCATCTCCTCGACGTTGGTGCGCGAGATTGCCGCGCTGGGTGGCGACATCACCAAGTTCGTGCACCCCGCGGTAGCCCAGGCCCTCGCCGAGCGCTTCAAGCGCTGA
- a CDS encoding GMC family oxidoreductase: protein MPVPDLFAEGLARGWKVHDGSRLEQDLTLEADVVIVGSGAGGGTTAEILSAAGFKVLIVEEGPLKTSSDFKLMEPEAYSTLYQEGIGRMSKDGAITILQGRAVGGTTVVNWTSSFRTPDPTLEHWAKEHGVKGHSPAEMAPWFAKMEERLGVAPWIMPPNFNNDVIRRGCEKLGYHWKVIPRNVRGCWNLGYCGLGCPTNAKQSMLVTTIPATLDKGGELLYLARANRLLIDGDKVSGLECVAMDERCVAPTGRKITVKARHYVLAGGGINTPAILMRSKAPDPNGRVGKRTFLHVVNFSAALFDEVVNPFYGAPQSIYSDHFQWNDGTRGHMSYKLEVPPLQPALAATLLGRFGIDNALRMEQLPHTNMILALMRDGFHPDSAEGTVSLRGDDTPVLDYRMTDYTWDGIRRAFHTMAEVQFAAGAREVLPLHNDAGYAKTLAEARTIIDGLSLELYRTRLGSAHVMGGCAMGEDPKQAVCDSLGRHHQLQNLSIHDGSLFPTSIGANPQLSVYGLTAQLASGLVQRLGKA, encoded by the coding sequence ATGCCTGTACCCGATCTGTTCGCCGAAGGCCTGGCCCGCGGCTGGAAAGTCCATGACGGCTCGCGCCTGGAGCAGGACCTGACCCTGGAAGCCGACGTGGTCATCGTCGGCAGCGGCGCCGGCGGCGGCACCACCGCGGAAATCCTCAGCGCCGCCGGCTTCAAGGTGCTGATCGTCGAGGAAGGCCCGCTGAAGACCAGCTCCGACTTCAAACTGATGGAACCCGAGGCCTACTCCACCCTGTACCAGGAAGGCATCGGCCGGATGAGCAAGGATGGCGCCATCACCATCCTCCAGGGCCGCGCCGTGGGTGGCACCACCGTGGTCAACTGGACCTCCAGCTTCCGCACCCCCGACCCGACCCTGGAGCACTGGGCCAAGGAGCACGGCGTCAAGGGCCACAGCCCGGCCGAGATGGCGCCCTGGTTCGCCAAGATGGAAGAGCGCCTGGGCGTGGCACCCTGGATCATGCCGCCGAACTTCAACAACGACGTGATCCGCCGCGGCTGCGAGAAGCTCGGCTATCACTGGAAAGTCATCCCGCGCAACGTGCGCGGCTGCTGGAACCTCGGCTACTGCGGCCTGGGCTGCCCGACCAACGCCAAGCAATCGATGTTGGTGACCACCATCCCGGCGACCCTCGACAAGGGCGGCGAGCTGCTCTACCTCGCCCGCGCCAACCGCCTGCTGATCGACGGCGACAAGGTCAGCGGCCTGGAATGCGTGGCCATGGACGAGCGCTGCGTGGCGCCCACCGGCCGCAAGATCACCGTCAAGGCGCGCCACTATGTGTTGGCCGGCGGCGGCATCAACACCCCGGCGATCCTCATGCGCTCCAAGGCGCCGGACCCTAACGGCCGGGTCGGCAAGCGCACTTTCCTGCACGTGGTGAACTTCAGCGCCGCCCTGTTCGACGAAGTGGTCAACCCCTTCTACGGCGCGCCGCAGTCGATCTACTCCGACCACTTCCAGTGGAACGACGGCACCCGCGGGCACATGTCCTACAAGCTCGAAGTACCGCCGCTGCAGCCGGCGCTCGCGGCCACCCTGCTCGGCCGCTTCGGCATCGACAACGCCCTGCGCATGGAGCAACTGCCGCATACCAACATGATCCTCGCCCTGATGCGCGACGGCTTCCACCCGGACAGCGCCGAGGGCACGGTGAGCCTGCGCGGCGACGACACCCCGGTGCTCGACTACAGGATGACCGACTACACCTGGGACGGCATCCGCCGCGCCTTCCACACCATGGCCGAAGTCCAGTTCGCCGCCGGCGCCCGCGAAGTGCTGCCGCTGCACAACGACGCCGGCTATGCGAAGACCCTCGCCGAAGCGCGCACCATCATCGACGGCCTCAGCCTGGAGCTGTACCGCACCCGCCTGGGCAGCGCCCACGTGATGGGCGGCTGCGCCATGGGCGAGGACCCGAAGCAGGCGGTGTGCGACAGCCTCGGCCGTCACCACCAGCTGCAGAACCTGTCGATCCACGACGGCTCGCTGTTCCCCACCAGCATCGGGGCGAACCCGCAGCTTTCGGTCTATGGTTTGACCGCGCAACTGGCCAGCGGCCTCGTCCAGCGCCTGGGCAAGGCCTGA
- a CDS encoding coniferyl aldehyde dehydrogenase translates to MVADIAYLQQTQQDIDQLQALLERQRQAYRSNPMPTAGQRQQWLKSLADLLVNEQQAIIDAVSRDFSNRSADETLLAEIMPGLHGVHYARKRVARWMKPSRRSVGMQFMPASAKVISQPLGVVGVIVPWNYPIFLAVGPLTAALAAGNRVMIKMSESTPATAQVFKDLLAKIFPEDLVAVVQGEVDVGVAFSKLPFDHLLFTGATSVGKHVMRAAAENLTPVTLELGGKSPALVSDSVPIKDAAERIAFGKSLNAGQTCVAPDYVLVPQQRVEEFISAYREVVQGFYPSVQNNPDYTAIINERQLSRLKGYLSDAEARGAKIVPVLPEGDGRRLPQALLLNVDDEMKVMQDEIFGPLLPIIPYKGLDEALAYINERPRPLALYYFGYDKREQEHVLAHTHSGGVCLNDTLLHVAQDDMPFGGVGPSGMGHYHGHEGFLTFSKAKGVFSKPRFNAAKVIYPPYGKSLQKLVYKLFIR, encoded by the coding sequence ATGGTCGCCGACATCGCCTACCTGCAGCAGACGCAACAAGACATCGATCAACTGCAAGCCCTGCTCGAGCGCCAGCGCCAGGCCTACCGCAGCAACCCCATGCCCACCGCCGGGCAGCGCCAGCAATGGCTGAAGAGCCTGGCCGACCTGCTGGTCAACGAGCAGCAGGCGATCATCGACGCGGTCTCCCGCGACTTCAGCAACCGCTCGGCCGACGAAACCCTGCTCGCCGAAATCATGCCCGGCCTGCACGGCGTGCATTACGCCCGCAAGCGCGTGGCGCGCTGGATGAAACCGTCGCGCCGCAGCGTCGGCATGCAGTTCATGCCGGCTTCGGCCAAGGTGATCTCCCAGCCGCTCGGCGTGGTGGGCGTGATCGTGCCGTGGAACTACCCGATCTTCCTCGCCGTCGGCCCGCTGACTGCCGCGCTGGCCGCCGGCAACCGGGTGATGATCAAGATGAGCGAGTCCACCCCGGCCACCGCCCAGGTGTTCAAGGACCTGCTGGCGAAGATATTCCCCGAGGACCTGGTTGCCGTAGTCCAGGGTGAAGTCGATGTCGGCGTGGCCTTCTCCAAGCTGCCCTTCGACCACCTGCTGTTCACCGGCGCCACCAGCGTCGGCAAGCACGTGATGCGCGCCGCCGCGGAAAACCTCACCCCGGTCACCCTGGAGCTGGGCGGCAAGTCGCCGGCGCTGGTCTCCGACAGCGTGCCGATCAAGGACGCCGCCGAGCGCATCGCCTTCGGCAAGTCGCTCAACGCCGGCCAGACCTGCGTGGCGCCGGACTACGTGCTGGTGCCGCAGCAGCGCGTCGAGGAGTTCATCAGCGCCTACCGCGAAGTGGTGCAGGGCTTCTACCCCAGCGTGCAGAACAACCCGGACTACACGGCGATCATCAACGAGCGCCAGCTCTCGCGCCTGAAGGGCTACCTGAGCGATGCCGAAGCGCGCGGCGCCAAGATCGTCCCGGTGCTCCCCGAAGGCGATGGCCGCCGCCTGCCGCAGGCGCTGCTGCTGAACGTCGACGACGAGATGAAGGTGATGCAGGACGAGATCTTCGGCCCGCTGCTGCCGATCATCCCCTACAAGGGCCTGGACGAGGCGCTGGCCTACATCAACGAGCGTCCGCGCCCGCTGGCGCTGTACTACTTCGGCTACGACAAGCGCGAGCAGGAGCACGTGCTGGCGCACACCCACTCCGGTGGCGTGTGCCTGAACGACACCCTGCTGCACGTGGCCCAGGACGACATGCCGTTCGGCGGCGTCGGCCCCTCGGGCATGGGTCACTACCACGGCCACGAAGGTTTCCTGACCTTCTCCAAGGCCAAGGGCGTGTTCAGCAAGCCGCGCTTCAACGCCGCCAAGGTGATCTACCCACCCTACGGCAAGTCGCTGCAGAAGCTGGTCTACAAGCTGTTCATCCGCTGA